One stretch of Armigeres subalbatus isolate Guangzhou_Male chromosome 2, GZ_Asu_2, whole genome shotgun sequence DNA includes these proteins:
- the LOC134217146 gene encoding pupal cuticle protein 20-like, whose product MKIILLSTLVAVCSCARLDNNYLPPPGAASSGGGPGLTAPAPGGRPAGGHGGAGGFGGRPGGAGGAPSRPSSSYGPPAGGFGGGAPSSFGGGAPSSGGFGGGAPAPAAPAGPPIPIISYENVNNGDGSYKFSYETGNGIKAQEQGELKGKGSQNEIQTAQGSFSYTSPEGQVISLTYVADENGFQPQGDHLPTPPPIPEAVLKAQQEHAAAHASAAAAGGGAGGAGGHGGSGGHGGGAGAGGYPGAGAGQAPGAGYPSGGPLANARPGTGRPSGSGSFSPQSGYKY is encoded by the exons ATGAAGATC ATCTTGCTGAGTACTCTTGTGGCGGTGTGTTCATGTGCTCGATTGGACAACAATTATCTCCCTCCACCTGGAGCTGCGTCGTCTGGAGGCGGTCCAGGATTGACTGCACCTGCTCCTGGAGGTAGACCTGCTGGTGGGCACGGTGGTGCTGGAGGATTCGGTGGACGACCCGGTGGTGcgggag GTGCCCCATCAAGGCCATCGTCATCGTACGGACCACCAGCTGGCGGATTTGGAGGTGGTGCACCGTCCAGCTTCGGAGGTGGAGCTCCATCATCCGGTGGATTTGGGGGCGGCGCTCCGGCTCCTGCTGCCCCAGCAGGTCCACCAATCCCAATCATTTCCTACGAAAATGTTAATAACGGAGATGGAAGCTATAAGTTCAG TTACGAAACCGGTAACGGAATAAAAGCTCAGGAGCAGGGTGAACTCAAAGGCAAAGGCTCTCAAAATGAAATCCAAACCGCTCAAGGATCGTTTTCGTACACCTCTCCGGAAGGACAAGTCATCTCCTTAACCTACGTTGCTGATGAAAATGGTTTCCAACCACAAGGAGATCACTTGCCCACTCCTCCACCAATCCCGGAGGCAGTGCTCAAGGCTCAACAGGAACATGCTGCTGCCCATGCTAGCGCTGCTGCCGCCGGAGGTGGGGCTGGTGGTGCCGGAGGTCACGGAGGAAGCGGTGGTCATGGAGGTGGTGCCGGTGCCGGAGGATATCCAGGAGCTGGCGCCGGGCAAGCACCAGGAGCTGGTTACCCATCCGGAGGCCCACTAGCCAATGCACGACCAGGAACTGGCCGTCCCTCGGGAAGTGGGTCTTTCAGTCCGCAGTCGGGTTACAAATACTAG